In Bradyrhizobium lablabi, one DNA window encodes the following:
- a CDS encoding competence/damage-inducible protein A, giving the protein MSEIVTAGILVIGDEILSGRTKDKNIGFIAEYLTNIGIDLKEVRVVADDEADIIAALNALRNRYDYVFTTGGIGPTHDDITADSVAKAFGVGIDHHPEVVARFRERWGAADLNEARLRMARIPDGAELIQSATILAPGFKIGNVIVMAGVPSIMQAMMDIVAPKLKSGVRMLSESVRANAREGDIGGPLRDIAIAHPDTIIGSYPFIDDDKKPNTNLVVRSRDPEKLNAAMSAVKEMLAGLNVAR; this is encoded by the coding sequence CCGGGCGGACCAAGGACAAGAACATCGGCTTCATCGCCGAATATTTGACCAATATCGGGATCGACCTCAAGGAAGTCCGCGTCGTCGCCGACGACGAGGCCGACATCATCGCCGCGCTGAACGCGCTGCGCAACCGCTACGATTACGTCTTCACCACCGGCGGCATCGGGCCGACCCATGACGACATCACCGCCGACAGCGTCGCCAAAGCGTTCGGCGTCGGCATCGACCATCATCCGGAGGTGGTGGCGCGGTTTCGCGAACGCTGGGGCGCGGCCGATCTGAACGAGGCGCGGTTGCGGATGGCGCGGATTCCGGACGGCGCCGAATTGATCCAGAGCGCGACCATCCTGGCGCCCGGCTTCAAGATCGGCAACGTCATCGTGATGGCCGGCGTGCCCTCGATCATGCAGGCGATGATGGACATCGTCGCCCCCAAGCTGAAATCAGGCGTGCGGATGCTGTCGGAATCGGTGCGCGCCAACGCGCGGGAAGGCGACATCGGCGGCCCCTTGCGCGACATCGCCATCGCCCATCCCGACACCATCATCGGCAGCTATCCGTTCATCGACGACGACAAGAAGCCGAACACTAATCTCGTGGTCCGCTCGCGCGACCCGGAAAAACTCAATGCCGCGATGAGCGCGGTAAAGGAAATGCTGGCGGGATTGAACGTCGCCCGGTGA
- the gpt gene encoding xanthine phosphoribosyltransferase — protein MKMAEHPELSAQERAGKAFPVSWDQFHRDCRALTWRLNEVGPFHAVIAITRGGLVPAAIVARELGVRIIDTVCIASYDHTKQGDLKVLKGISADTAKLGGGTGKGLLIVDDLVDTGKTGRLVREMIPDAHFATVYAKPMGRPLVDTFITEVSQDTWIFFPWDTALSFQPPIRDGAA, from the coding sequence ATGAAGATGGCGGAGCATCCGGAACTGAGCGCGCAGGAGCGGGCCGGAAAAGCCTTTCCGGTGTCCTGGGACCAGTTCCACAGGGATTGCCGGGCGCTGACCTGGCGGCTGAACGAGGTCGGGCCGTTTCATGCGGTCATCGCGATCACCCGCGGTGGATTGGTGCCGGCGGCGATCGTCGCGCGCGAACTCGGCGTTCGCATCATCGATACCGTTTGCATCGCGAGCTACGATCACACCAAGCAGGGCGATTTGAAGGTGTTGAAGGGCATTTCGGCCGACACCGCAAAACTCGGCGGCGGAACGGGTAAGGGGCTATTGATCGTCGATGATCTCGTCGATACCGGCAAGACCGGGCGTCTGGTGCGCGAGATGATTCCCGATGCGCATTTTGCAACGGTATATGCAAAACCGATGGGACGGCCGCTGGTCGACACGTTTATCACGGAAGTGTCGCAGGATACCTGGATCTTCTTTCCCTGGGATACCGCGCTCTCGTTCCAGCCCCCGATCCGCGACGGCGCGGCGTGA
- a CDS encoding methionine synthase — translation MLFPTTIAGSLPKPEWLAEPNKLWAPWKSSGDELVRAKRDATMLAVKLQEDAGVDIVTEGEQARQHFVHGFLEKIEGIDFAHKVEMGIRKDRYKAMVPQVVAPLRLKGRVHADEARVARTHTTHKLKFTLPGPMTIIDTIADKYYGDRVKMAFAFAELLNEEARALQADGVDVIQFDEPAFNVYMDEVSDWGIKALERAAEGLTCATAVHICYGYGIKANTDWKETLGSEWRQYEDIFPAIAASPIQQVAIECRNSKVPLELLALLTGKVVQAGVIDVASDTVETAEDVAKVIDAVSKFVPKSNIVATTNCGMAPMQRTIAEAKLMALGAGAKLARQRFG, via the coding sequence ATGCTGTTTCCAACCACGATCGCAGGCTCGTTACCGAAACCGGAATGGCTGGCCGAGCCCAACAAATTATGGGCGCCCTGGAAATCGTCCGGCGACGAGCTGGTGCGCGCCAAGCGCGACGCCACCATGCTGGCAGTAAAGCTGCAGGAAGACGCCGGCGTCGACATCGTCACCGAGGGCGAGCAGGCGCGGCAGCATTTTGTCCATGGTTTTTTGGAGAAGATCGAGGGCATCGATTTCGCCCACAAGGTCGAGATGGGAATCCGCAAGGATCGCTATAAGGCGATGGTGCCGCAGGTGGTGGCGCCCTTGCGGCTGAAGGGCCGCGTCCATGCCGACGAGGCGCGCGTCGCCCGCACCCACACGACGCATAAGCTAAAGTTCACCCTGCCCGGCCCGATGACCATCATCGACACCATCGCCGACAAATATTACGGCGACCGCGTCAAGATGGCGTTCGCGTTTGCCGAGCTGCTCAACGAGGAAGCCAGGGCGCTGCAGGCCGACGGCGTCGACGTCATCCAGTTCGACGAGCCCGCCTTCAACGTTTACATGGACGAGGTCTCGGACTGGGGCATCAAGGCGCTGGAGCGCGCCGCGGAGGGGCTCACTTGCGCGACCGCCGTTCACATTTGCTACGGCTACGGCATCAAGGCCAATACCGACTGGAAAGAGACGCTCGGCAGCGAGTGGCGGCAATATGAGGATATTTTTCCGGCGATCGCAGCGAGCCCGATCCAGCAGGTCGCGATCGAATGCCGCAATTCCAAGGTGCCGCTGGAACTGCTCGCGCTGCTTACGGGCAAGGTGGTGCAGGCCGGCGTGATCGACGTTGCCAGCGATACGGTGGAGACCGCGGAGGATGTCGCCAAGGTGATCGACGCCGTCTCGAAATTCGTGCCGAAGAGCAACATCGTCGCGACGACCAATTGCGGCATGGCGCCGATGCAGCGGACCATCGCCGAAGCAAAACTGATGGCGCTGGGGGCGGGCGCGAAGCTGGCGCGGCAGAGGTTTGGGTAA
- a CDS encoding glutathione S-transferase N-terminal domain-containing protein: protein MIDLHYAPTPNGWKISIMLEELGIPYSVIPVNIRSGEQFEPEFLAISPNNRIPAIVDHAPADGGEPFAVFETGAILIYLAEKTGRFLPADMRGRSKVVQWVMWQMSGLGPMLGQHGHFALYAPEKIPYAIERYRDEAARLYRVLDTQLGKTGRYVAGDYSIADIACFPWTMTHKAQGFTLDDYPNIKRWYAQVRARPQVQAGLAIGKFVKEPFDEEARKNMFGQKAKEMAERK from the coding sequence ATGATCGACCTCCATTACGCGCCGACGCCGAACGGCTGGAAAATCTCGATCATGCTGGAAGAACTCGGAATTCCCTATTCTGTCATTCCGGTCAACATCCGCTCCGGCGAACAGTTCGAGCCGGAGTTTCTGGCGATCAGCCCCAATAATCGTATCCCGGCGATCGTCGACCATGCACCCGCCGACGGCGGCGAGCCGTTTGCGGTGTTCGAGACCGGCGCGATCCTGATCTATCTTGCCGAAAAAACCGGCCGCTTTCTGCCGGCGGACATGCGCGGTCGCTCGAAAGTGGTGCAATGGGTGATGTGGCAGATGAGCGGGCTCGGTCCGATGCTCGGCCAGCACGGCCATTTTGCGCTCTATGCGCCCGAAAAAATTCCCTACGCCATCGAGCGCTATCGTGACGAAGCCGCCCGGCTTTATCGCGTGCTCGATACCCAACTGGGCAAGACAGGCCGCTATGTCGCCGGCGATTACTCGATCGCCGACATCGCCTGCTTCCCCTGGACCATGACCCACAAGGCGCAAGGCTTTACGCTCGACGATTATCCCAACATCAAGCGCTGGTACGCGCAGGTGCGCGCGCGGCCGCAGGTGCAGGCGGGGCTGGCGATCGGCAAATTCGTCAAGGAGCCGTTCGACGAGGAGGCGCGCAAGAACATGTTCGGGCAGAAGGCGAAGGAGATGGCGGAGAGGAAGTGA
- a CDS encoding 2-hydroxychromene-2-carboxylate isomerase, with translation MIEFFFDCSSPWTYLAFHNIQPLAKEFGQEISWRPILVGGIFNSINPSVYASREHPVEAKVNYMKKDMADWARSAGLAIKMRPTVFPVNSVKAMRGCIWSAKDMLPFARAVFETYWGGDQDISQDAVLTEVCKSVGVDPAKFLAGISDQAIKDQLKANTDEVMARGGFGSPTIFVDKTDMYFGNDRLPLVREALARRKASAA, from the coding sequence ATGATCGAATTCTTCTTCGACTGTTCCAGTCCCTGGACCTATCTCGCCTTCCACAACATCCAGCCATTGGCAAAAGAATTCGGCCAGGAGATTTCGTGGCGGCCGATTTTGGTAGGCGGCATTTTTAATTCCATCAATCCGAGCGTCTATGCTTCGCGGGAGCATCCGGTAGAGGCCAAGGTCAACTACATGAAGAAGGACATGGCCGACTGGGCGCGTTCCGCGGGGCTCGCCATAAAGATGCGGCCGACGGTATTTCCGGTCAACAGCGTCAAGGCGATGCGCGGCTGCATCTGGTCGGCTAAGGACATGTTGCCGTTCGCCCGCGCGGTGTTCGAGACCTATTGGGGCGGCGACCAGGATATTTCACAGGATGCGGTGCTGACGGAGGTCTGCAAGAGCGTCGGCGTCGATCCCGCGAAATTCCTGGCCGGGATCAGCGACCAGGCGATCAAGGATCAGCTCAAGGCCAACACCGACGAAGTGATGGCGCGCGGCGGGTTCGGCTCGCCGACCATTTTTGTCGACAAGACCGACATGTATTTCGGCAACGACCGCTTGCCGCTGGTGCGCGAAGCCTTGGCGCGGCGAAAAGCGAGCGCGGCCTGA
- a CDS encoding NADPH:quinone oxidoreductase family protein yields the protein MPKAVICRELGPPERLRLETFVNAPLQQGEVRVAIRAAGINFPDILMAAGEYQLKPELPFTPGVEAAGDVIEVNGAPGVAVGDKVIVKMRHGAYADEAVVAPSQLAPLPSTFDYAEGATFLAAHGTAYHALIDRGQLRPGEVLLVHGAGGGVGLAAVEIGKFLGATVIAAASSEEKLAVAKARGADHLVLYAREPFRDAVKRITDGRGADVVFDPVGGEIFENSLRCIAWGARVLVIGFTGGIGLARTNLVLIKGASVLGVRAGEAVRKNPALGEVRLKALNGWAEAGKLRPNISHRLPLEDFAQAMRLLIDRKAIGRVALMMR from the coding sequence ATGCCGAAGGCGGTCATCTGCCGCGAGCTCGGTCCGCCCGAGCGCTTGCGCCTCGAAACTTTTGTCAACGCGCCGCTGCAGCAGGGCGAGGTACGCGTCGCCATCCGCGCCGCCGGGATCAATTTTCCCGACATCTTGATGGCGGCGGGCGAATATCAGTTAAAGCCTGAGCTGCCATTCACGCCCGGGGTGGAAGCCGCCGGCGACGTGATCGAGGTCAATGGCGCGCCCGGTGTCGCCGTCGGCGACAAAGTGATCGTCAAGATGCGGCACGGCGCGTATGCCGATGAGGCGGTGGTGGCGCCGTCGCAGCTTGCGCCATTGCCATCGACCTTCGACTATGCCGAAGGCGCGACCTTTCTCGCAGCCCACGGCACCGCCTATCACGCGCTGATCGACCGCGGCCAGCTTCGACCGGGCGAAGTGCTGCTGGTGCATGGCGCCGGCGGCGGCGTGGGGCTAGCCGCGGTCGAGATCGGCAAGTTTTTGGGGGCGACCGTGATCGCGGCGGCCTCGAGCGAGGAGAAACTCGCGGTGGCGAAGGCGCGCGGCGCCGATCATCTCGTGCTTTACGCCCGCGAGCCGTTCCGCGACGCGGTGAAACGCATCACCGATGGCCGTGGAGCCGACGTGGTGTTCGATCCCGTCGGCGGCGAGATTTTCGAGAACTCACTGCGCTGCATCGCCTGGGGCGCGCGAGTCCTCGTGATCGGTTTCACCGGCGGCATTGGGCTCGCCCGTACCAATCTCGTGCTGATCAAGGGCGCCAGCGTGCTCGGCGTCCGTGCCGGCGAAGCGGTGCGGAAAAATCCGGCGCTTGGCGAGGTTCGGTTGAAGGCGCTGAATGGGTGGGCGGAGGCTGGAAAGCTGCGGCCGAACATCTCGCACCGATTGCCGCTGGAAGATTTTGCGCAGGCGATGCGGCTTCTGATCGATCGCAAGGCGATCGGGCGCGTAGCGCTGATGATGCGGTAG
- a CDS encoding crotonase/enoyl-CoA hydratase family protein — protein MAYETIKYEVAEQILTITLNRPEKLNAFNAAMQKELIDAFDAADKDDDIRAIIVTGAGRAFCAGADLSSGADTFDRDARRGPVKRLADGRVDYSDPNVRDGGGQVTLRIFKCLKPVIAAVNGPAVGIGVTMQLAMDIRIASVDARFGFVFSQRGIVPEAASSWFLPRIVGISQALEWCYTGRVFPAQEALAGRLVSKVVPADELLPTARALAREIATKTAPVSVALIRQMMWRMLGADDPMEAHKVDSRGIYARGRSEDVKEGVVSFLEKRPAEFKNKVSSDMPDYFPWWDEREYE, from the coding sequence ATGGCGTATGAGACGATCAAATACGAGGTCGCCGAGCAGATTCTCACCATCACGCTGAACCGCCCCGAAAAGCTCAACGCCTTCAATGCCGCGATGCAGAAGGAGTTGATCGACGCCTTCGATGCGGCCGACAAAGACGACGACATCCGCGCCATCATCGTCACCGGCGCTGGGCGCGCATTCTGCGCCGGCGCTGATCTCTCCTCCGGCGCCGACACCTTTGATCGCGACGCGCGGCGCGGGCCCGTCAAACGGCTTGCCGATGGCAGGGTCGATTACAGCGATCCAAATGTGCGCGACGGCGGCGGCCAGGTCACCTTGCGCATCTTCAAATGCCTAAAACCTGTGATCGCGGCGGTGAACGGGCCGGCGGTCGGCATCGGCGTCACCATGCAGCTTGCGATGGACATCCGTATCGCGTCGGTCGATGCGCGTTTCGGTTTTGTGTTTTCCCAGCGCGGCATCGTGCCGGAGGCCGCCTCGAGCTGGTTCTTGCCGCGCATTGTCGGCATCTCGCAGGCGCTGGAGTGGTGCTACACGGGCCGGGTATTTCCGGCGCAGGAAGCGCTTGCCGGCCGCCTCGTCAGCAAGGTGGTGCCGGCGGACGAATTATTGCCGACCGCGCGCGCGCTGGCGCGCGAGATCGCGACAAAGACCGCGCCGGTGTCGGTGGCGCTGATCCGCCAGATGATGTGGCGGATGCTGGGCGCCGACGATCCGATGGAAGCCCACAAGGTCGACAGCCGCGGCATCTACGCGCGTGGGCGTTCGGAAGATGTGAAAGAAGGCGTGGTGTCGTTTTTGGAAAAGCGGCCGGCAGAGTTCAAGAACAAGGTGTCTTCGGATATGCCGGATTACTTTCCGTGGTGGGACGAGCGGGAGTATGAGTGA
- a CDS encoding amidase, translating to MHKPASNDAVTSLHDLSAIDLIAGFRAKQFSPSEVLEDVLAHVAVWEPHIKALYAFDPDGARAVAKASTERWQKGEPTGALDGVPVTIKDNIATKGVPVPLGAASVKLVPAAVDAPPAARLREAGAVIFSKTTMPDYGMLSSGLSSFHPLTRNPWDLSKNPGGSSAGAGAAGAAGYGPLHLGTDIGGSVRLPACWCGLVALKPSLGRIPIDPSYVGRVAGPMTRIVDDAALMMSVLSRPDRRDGMSLPPDNINWKALEKSPRKLRIGLMLDLGVGQALEKEVRAVAVKAAKAFESAGAVITEVDGILTREMLDGLDNFWRARMWDDLAKLSESERAKALPYIVKWGESGAKLSGVDVIRGFNATMAIRSAAAKLFADVDYVVSPVSPVVNFPAEFASPINDPAKPFEHICYTVPWNMSENPAAAINGGFSESGFPIGVQIVGRRFDDLGVLGMAKAFEGMRGPQKPWPGAARLTPR from the coding sequence ATGCATAAGCCGGCATCGAATGACGCGGTCACCTCGCTGCACGATCTCAGCGCGATCGACCTGATCGCGGGCTTTCGTGCCAAGCAATTCTCGCCGTCGGAAGTGCTGGAAGACGTGCTGGCCCATGTCGCGGTATGGGAACCGCACATCAAGGCACTTTACGCGTTCGATCCCGACGGCGCGCGCGCGGTCGCAAAAGCGTCCACCGAGCGCTGGCAGAAGGGCGAGCCGACCGGCGCGCTCGACGGCGTGCCCGTCACGATCAAGGACAACATCGCGACCAAAGGCGTGCCGGTGCCGCTTGGCGCGGCCAGCGTCAAGCTGGTGCCCGCGGCCGTCGACGCGCCGCCGGCGGCGCGCTTGCGCGAAGCGGGCGCGGTGATTTTTTCGAAAACCACCATGCCGGATTACGGCATGCTGTCGTCGGGGCTGTCGAGCTTCCACCCATTGACCCGTAATCCCTGGGACCTCAGCAAGAACCCCGGCGGTTCGAGCGCAGGCGCCGGCGCCGCGGGCGCCGCGGGTTACGGCCCGCTGCATCTCGGTACCGATATCGGCGGCTCGGTGCGGTTGCCGGCCTGCTGGTGCGGCCTCGTCGCGTTGAAGCCGAGCCTCGGGCGGATCCCGATCGATCCGTCCTATGTCGGCCGCGTCGCAGGTCCCATGACCCGCATTGTCGACGACGCCGCGCTGATGATGAGCGTGTTGTCGCGACCGGATCGCCGCGACGGCATGAGCCTGCCGCCTGACAACATCAACTGGAAGGCGCTCGAAAAGTCGCCGCGGAAACTGCGCATCGGGTTGATGCTCGATCTCGGCGTCGGCCAGGCGCTGGAAAAGGAAGTCCGCGCGGTGGCTGTGAAGGCCGCGAAAGCATTCGAATCCGCCGGCGCCGTTATCACCGAAGTCGACGGCATATTGACGCGCGAGATGCTCGACGGTCTCGACAATTTCTGGCGCGCGCGGATGTGGGACGACCTTGCAAAACTAAGCGAGAGCGAGCGCGCCAAGGCGCTGCCCTATATCGTCAAATGGGGGGAATCCGGCGCGAAACTTTCCGGCGTCGATGTCATCAGGGGTTTCAATGCCACGATGGCGATCCGCAGCGCCGCGGCAAAGCTGTTCGCCGATGTCGATTACGTGGTGTCGCCGGTATCGCCGGTGGTGAATTTCCCCGCCGAATTCGCTTCCCCGATCAACGATCCGGCAAAACCATTCGAGCACATCTGCTACACCGTGCCGTGGAACATGTCGGAAAATCCGGCCGCCGCCATCAATGGCGGCTTCAGCGAAAGTGGATTCCCGATCGGCGTCCAGATCGTCGGCCGCCGTTTTGATGATCTCGGCGTCTTGGGGATGGCGAAGGCGTTCGAGGGGATGCGCGGGCCGCAGAAGCCGTGGCCAGGCGCCGCCAGGCTGACGCCCCGATAA
- a CDS encoding M20 aminoacylase family protein, producing MPNIDRIEAFADELTAIRRDLHAHPEIGFEEVRTSGIVADKLTQWGIEVHRGLGGTGVVGVLKGKGSNGKRIGLRADMDALPMEENTNLRWRSTIPGRFHGCGHDGHTTMLLGTARYLAETRNFDGTVHFIFQPAEEGLGGARAMIKDGLFEKFPCDEVYGLHNAPDLNHGEVAILPGPAMAGADFFDITISGYGAHGAMPERSKDAVVIAMTLGQALQTIVSRNVDPLKAAVVSITQIHAGSAYNVIPGEAKLCGTVRAFSDEVRALIRERMRAICAGMATAFQVEITADIRDTFSVLVNQEEQSRVVEAVARTVVDPAKVITRSQPKMGSEDFADMMQAIPGAYFWVGHDGSVPVHNPGYVLDDKILPVGASMFARIIETRLPVGAHA from the coding sequence ATGCCCAATATCGACCGCATCGAAGCCTTTGCCGACGAACTCACCGCAATCCGCCGCGATCTGCACGCCCATCCCGAGATCGGCTTCGAGGAAGTCCGAACCTCAGGCATCGTCGCCGACAAGCTGACGCAATGGGGCATCGAGGTGCATCGCGGCTTAGGGGGCACCGGCGTGGTCGGCGTGCTCAAGGGCAAGGGCTCCAACGGAAAGCGCATCGGGCTCCGCGCCGACATGGACGCGCTGCCGATGGAAGAAAACACCAACTTAAGGTGGCGCTCGACCATTCCCGGCCGTTTTCACGGCTGCGGCCATGACGGCCACACCACCATGTTGCTGGGCACCGCGCGCTACCTCGCCGAGACCAGGAATTTCGACGGCACCGTGCATTTCATCTTTCAGCCGGCCGAAGAAGGCCTCGGCGGCGCCCGCGCCATGATCAAGGACGGGTTGTTCGAGAAATTCCCCTGCGACGAGGTTTATGGGCTGCACAACGCGCCCGACCTGAATCATGGCGAGGTCGCCATCCTTCCGGGGCCGGCGATGGCCGGCGCCGATTTCTTCGACATCACCATTTCGGGCTATGGCGCCCATGGCGCGATGCCAGAACGCTCCAAGGACGCGGTGGTCATCGCGATGACGCTCGGACAGGCGCTACAGACCATCGTCAGCCGCAACGTCGATCCCCTGAAGGCGGCGGTGGTGTCGATCACCCAAATTCACGCCGGCTCCGCTTACAACGTGATCCCGGGCGAGGCAAAACTCTGCGGCACCGTCCGCGCCTTTTCCGACGAGGTGCGCGCGCTGATCCGCGAGCGGATGCGCGCGATCTGCGCCGGCATGGCGACCGCGTTCCAAGTCGAGATCACAGCCGACATTCGCGACACGTTCAGTGTGCTCGTGAACCAGGAAGAACAGTCCCGCGTGGTCGAGGCGGTGGCGCGCACCGTGGTCGACCCGGCAAAAGTCATCACCCGCTCGCAGCCGAAGATGGGCAGCGAGGATTTTGCCGACATGATGCAGGCCATACCGGGCGCCTATTTCTGGGTCGGCCACGACGGCTCGGTGCCGGTGCACAATCCCGGCTATGTGCTGGACGACAAGATCTTACCCGTCGGCGCCAGCATGTTCGCGCGCATCATCGAAACCCGCCTCCCGGTCGGCGCCCATGCATAA
- a CDS encoding M81 family metallopeptidase, protein MTRIAVAGFLHETNTFAPTKATYEDFVHGGGWPAMATGGDVLKVMHSINVGLAGFAGEAKNNGWELVPTISCGATPSAHVTKDAYERIVKVMVDGITAAGPLDAVYLDLHGAMVTEHLDDGEGEVLRRVREVIGHDVPLVASLDLHANVTPQMMEQADALIAYRKYPHVDMAETGRAAAKHLALLLKTKQKFAKAFRQLPFLIPISWQCTNDQPTKGIYEKLAAMQSEAVPTLSFAPGFPAADFEHCGPSVFAYGRTQGDADAAADALAKIVTGHEDDFDGRIFAPDEGVRYAMELSKTASKPIVIADTQDNPGAGGDSDTTGMLRALVRNEAKRAAIGVIYDPASAKAAHEAGAGATITLAIGGKSGIPGDAPYHETFVVEKLSDGRFIAPGPFYGGRDMEMGPSACLRIGDVRVVVGSHKAQLADQSMYRYVGIEPTAQAILVNKSSVHFRADFEPIAEKLLICAAPGAMPADPATLPWTRLRPGIRIKPNGPAFAKSRLPSSATG, encoded by the coding sequence ATGACCCGTATCGCCGTTGCCGGCTTCCTGCACGAGACCAATACCTTCGCGCCGACCAAGGCGACCTATGAGGATTTTGTGCATGGCGGTGGCTGGCCGGCGATGGCCACGGGCGGCGATGTGCTCAAAGTCATGCATAGCATCAATGTGGGTCTGGCGGGCTTTGCCGGCGAAGCCAAAAACAACGGCTGGGAATTGGTGCCGACGATTTCCTGCGGCGCCACTCCCTCGGCGCATGTGACCAAGGATGCCTATGAGCGAATCGTCAAGGTGATGGTCGACGGCATAACAGCGGCAGGGCCGCTCGATGCCGTCTATCTCGACCTGCACGGCGCCATGGTCACGGAGCACCTCGACGACGGCGAAGGCGAAGTTTTGCGGCGCGTGCGCGAGGTGATCGGCCACGACGTACCGCTGGTGGCGAGCCTCGACCTGCACGCCAATGTCACGCCGCAGATGATGGAGCAGGCGGACGCGCTGATCGCCTATCGCAAATATCCGCATGTCGACATGGCCGAGACCGGCCGCGCCGCCGCCAAGCATCTCGCCTTGCTGCTCAAGACAAAGCAGAAATTCGCAAAAGCGTTCCGGCAATTGCCGTTCCTGATTCCGATCAGCTGGCAATGCACCAACGATCAGCCGACCAAAGGCATCTACGAAAAGCTGGCGGCGATGCAAAGCGAGGCAGTTCCGACGCTGTCATTCGCGCCGGGTTTTCCGGCGGCGGATTTTGAGCATTGCGGGCCGAGCGTGTTCGCCTATGGGAGGACGCAAGGAGATGCCGACGCCGCCGCGGACGCGCTGGCAAAAATCGTCACCGGGCACGAAGACGATTTCGACGGCCGCATCTTCGCGCCCGACGAAGGCGTGCGTTACGCGATGGAACTTTCAAAAACCGCGAGCAAGCCGATCGTCATCGCCGACACCCAGGACAATCCCGGCGCCGGGGGTGATTCCGACACCACCGGCATGCTGCGCGCGCTGGTCCGCAACGAGGCAAAGCGCGCCGCGATCGGCGTGATCTACGATCCGGCTTCCGCAAAAGCCGCGCATGAAGCCGGCGCCGGCGCCACCATCACGCTCGCGATCGGCGGCAAGTCGGGCATTCCCGGTGATGCGCCCTACCACGAGACGTTCGTCGTCGAAAAACTGTCCGATGGCAGATTTATCGCGCCGGGTCCCTTTTATGGCGGCCGCGACATGGAGATGGGACCATCGGCGTGCTTGCGCATCGGCGATGTCAGGGTGGTCGTGGGCTCGCACAAGGCGCAGCTCGCGGATCAGTCGATGTATCGCTATGTCGGCATCGAGCCGACCGCGCAGGCGATCCTCGTCAACAAGAGCTCGGTGCATTTCCGCGCCGATTTCGAACCGATCGCCGAAAAGCTCCTGATCTGCGCCGCGCCCGGCGCGATGCCGGCCGATCCCGCCACCCTGCCGTGGACGCGGCTGCGCCCGGGCATCCGCATCAAGCCGAACGGCCCCGCTTTCGCGAAATCACGTTTACCTTCCTCTGCAACCGGATAA